In Arvicola amphibius chromosome 1, mArvAmp1.2, whole genome shotgun sequence, one DNA window encodes the following:
- the Naa11 gene encoding N-alpha-acetyltransferase 11, protein MNIRNARPDDLMNMQHCNLLCLPENYQMKYYFYHGLSWPQLSYIAEDEDGKIVGYVLAKMEEDPDDVPHGHITSLAVKRSHRRLGLAQKLMDQASRAMIENFSAKYVSLHVRKSNRAALHLYSNTLNFQVSEVEPKYYADGEDAYAMKRDLSQMAEELRQQLVLKKGRYVVLGSGENQEAQDSTLPGAKEIPAREDSGSDSTDDQDSSEDRDSTS, encoded by the coding sequence ATGAACATCCGCAATGCCCGGCCAGACGACCTGATGAACATGCAGCACTGCAACCTGCTGTGCCTGCCGGAGAACTACCAGATGAAGTACTACTTCTACCACGGCCTGTCGTGGCCCCAGCTCTCCTACATCGCCGAGGACGAGGACGGCAAGATCGTGGGCTACGTCCTGGCCAAGATGGAGGAGGACCCCGACGATGTCCCCCACGGGCACATCACCTCGCTGGCCGTGAAGCGCTCGCACCGGCGCCTCGGTCTGGCCCAGAAGCTGATGGACCAGGCCTCGCGGGCGATGATCGAGAACTTCAGCGCCAAGTACGTGTCCCTGCACGTCCGGAAGAGCAACAGGGCGGCCCTGCACCTCTATTCGAACACCCTCAACTTCCAGGTTAGTGAGGTGGAGCCCAAGTACTACGCAGATGGGGAAGATGCTTACGCCATGAAGCGGGATCTCTCACAGATGGCGGAAGAGCTGAGACAGCAGCTGGTGCTGAAGAAGGGCAGATATGTGGTTCTGGGCTCTGGGGAGAACCAGGAGGCCCAGGACAGCACACTTCCTGGTGCGAAAGAGATCCCTGCCCGTGAAGACAGTGGCAGTGACAGCACTGATGATCAGGACAGCTCAGAGGACCGGGATTCCACCTCCTAG